The Raphanus sativus cultivar WK10039 chromosome 2, ASM80110v3, whole genome shotgun sequence genome includes a region encoding these proteins:
- the LOC108841586 gene encoding pollen receptor-like kinase 6 encodes MAAVLIPSFILLLLLMCFLISPSLQHVSESEPLVRFKNSVKITKGDLNSWRIGTDPCSGKWFGIYCHKGLTVSGIHVTHLGLSGPIKIDDLKALPNLKTIRLDNNLLSGPLPNFSVLRGLKSLMLSNNSFSGEIPQDFFKDLTRLKRLFLDHNKFVGNIPSSLMQLPNIEEIHLQDNQFTGEIPPLTDKNKNLKILDLSNNLLEGEVPESISNRKTLTARLKGNEYLCGRLLDIECEAIDVTTTGPIGPLPPTVSPATNPISSTVFAILLVLTFLLTFFIVVGIIKKRNKKKSDQFRMLDKERLSDLDALQVKVHQSTTVNRSTESSGNLGGNMDGGSTKKGGEVGGGMSDIVMVNNEKGSFGLPHLMKAAAEVLGNGSLGSAYMAVMANGLSVVVKRIRDMNKLAPEPFDVEMRRLGKLRHPNVLTPLAYHYRREEKLVVSEYMPNSSLLYVLHGDSGEYHSELTWETRLKIIKGVAQGMQYLHQEFASYELPHGNLKSSNVLLNETYKPVISDYAFLPFLEPNNASQTLFAYKTPEFAQNQQVSHKSDVYCLGIIILEILTGKFPSQYGKGGTDIVQWVQSSMAERKEEELIDPEIVKGTDSMQQMLELLRVGAACIARNPDERLDMREIVRRIEQVKT; translated from the exons ATGGCTGCTGTTCTGATTCCCAgtttcatcctcctcctcctcctcatgtGTTTCTTGATCTCCCCTTCTTTGCAGCACGTAAGCGAGTCTGAACCCCTTGTGAGGTTCAAAAACTCGGTGAAGATAACCAAAGGAGACCTAAATTCATGGAGAATAGGAACAGATCCTTGCAGTGGAAAATGGTTTGGCATCTATTGCCACAAGGGTCTAACAGTCTCAGGGATTCACGTCACACATCTAGGTCTCTCAGGACCTATTAAAATCGATGACCTAAAGGCTCTCCCAAATCTTAAGACCATTAGGCTTGACAACAACCTCCTCTCTGGTCCTCTCCCAAACTTCTCCGTACTCCGCGGCCTAAAATCTCTCATGCTCTCCAACAACAGCTTCTCCGGGGAGATCCCTCAAGATTTCTTCAAGGACTTGACAAGGCTCAAGCGTCTGTTTCTTGACCACAACAAGTTCGTGGGAAACATCCCTTCCTCCCTTATGCAGCTCCCTAATATCGAGGAGATTCACCTGCAAGATAACCAGTTCACTGGAGAGATACCTCCACTGACGGACAAGAACAAGAACCTGAAGATCCTCGACTTATCAAACAACTTACTCGAAGGAGAGGTCCCTGAGAGCATCTCAAATAGGAAAACTCTCACCGCAAGACTCAAAGGGAACGAGTACTTGTGCGGGAGGTTATTGGACATTGAATGTGAAGCTATTGACGTAACTACAACCGGCCCAATCGGACCCCTGCCACCAACCGTTAGCCCGGCAACAAACCCGATAAGTAGCACTGTGTTCGCGATCCTGCTCGTCCTAACGTTTCTTTTGACGTTCTTTATCGTTGTGGGGATTATAAAGAAgcgaaacaaaaagaaaagcgACCAGTTTCGTATGCTTGACAAAGAACGTCTAAGCGACCTAGATGCCTTGCAAGTCAAGGTACACCAATCCACAACTGTAAATAGGTCTACGGAATCGAGCGGTAACCTCGGTGGAAACATGGACGGTGGTTCGACCAAGAAAGGTGGAGAAGTAGGTGGAGGGATGAGTGACATCGTGATGGTGAATAACGAGAAGGGCTCGTTTGGTTTGCCTCATCTGATGAAGGCTGCAGCCGAGGTGCTGGGAAACGGTAGCCTTGGGTCGGCTTACATGGCGGTGATGGCTAATGGATTATCTGTTGTGGTGAAGAGGATTAGGGATATGAATAAACTCGCACCTGAACCTTTCGATGTTGAGATGAGGCGGTTGGGGAAACTCCGACACCCTAACGTCCTTACACCTCTAGCTTATCATTACCGTCGCGAAGAGAAGCTTGTCGTGTCTGAATACATGCCTAATAGCAGCTTGCTTTACGTTTTACACG GTGATAGTGGAGAATATCATTCGGAGCTAACTTGGGAAACAAGATTAAAGATCATCAAAGGAGTGGCGCAAGGGATGCAGTACTTGCACCAGGAGTTTGCGTCATACGAGCTGCCACACGGTAACCTTAAATCCAGCAACGTTCTGCTCAACGAGACCTACAAACCAGTGATCAGTGACTACGCATTCTTACCGTTTCTCGAACCAAACAACGCATCTCAGACATTGTTCGCTTACAAGACACCAGAGTTTGCGCAGAACCAACAAGTTTCTCATAAGTCAGACGTCTACTGCCTCGGAATTATAATTCTTGAGATCTTGACTGGGAAATTTCCTTCTCAATACGGCAAAGGCGGGACGGATATAGTTCAATGGGTACAATCTTCGATGGCAGAGCGGAAAGAAGAAGAACTTATCGATCCAGAGATAGTAAAGGGTACTGATTCGATGCAACAGATGCTGGAATTGTTGCGGGTTGGGGCTGCTTGTATTGCACGTAATCCAGATGAGAGATTAGACATGAGGGAAATCGTTAGAAGAATAGAACAAGTGAAAACATGA
- the LOC108843460 gene encoding FCS-Like Zinc finger 14 yields the protein MLSKRTHPMIGKISELLVGVNRSAAAAAPFLDVLMTSPRSPLDFKILPQISQRNSSKRFYDDNLGGSVGLGIVAALENSTTRRITSVSRNEPNQSGRSEPVQFMSHVGSSDEEDEEMFIMDEEDYTLVTSHHGPSGTCSTRVYDKDGLECFATKVNEERRERLFVVDVGTESPKNTPEFQGLGFLNSCYLCRKKLHGQDIFIYRGEKAFCSTECRSSHIASVERKERCRSKFSTSPYTAGQIFSAGVLVT from the exons ATGCTTAGCAAAAGAACTCATCCCATGATAGGAAAAATATCTGAGCTCCTCGTTGGCGTGAACCGATCTGCAGCCGCAGCGGCTCCGTTCTTGGACGTCTTGATGACGAGCCCTAGAAGCCCACTGGATTTCAAGATTCTCCCTCAGATATCTCAAAGAAACAGTTCAAAGAGATTCTACGATGACAATCTTGGTGGGTCCGTTGGTCTAGGGATTGTAGCCGCACTCGAGAACTCAACCACTCGCCGGATCACGAGCGTTTCTAGAAATGAACCGAACCAATCCGGCCGGTCTGAACCGGTTCAGTTCATGAGCCATGTCGGAAGCTCGGACGAGGAAGATGAGGAGATGTTCATAATGGACGAGGAGGACTATACGCTGGTAACGTCTCACCATGGTCCTAGTGGAACTTGTAGCACAAGGGTTTATGACAAAGATGGTCTCGAGTGTTTCGCAACTAAGGTTAACGAAGAACGTCGTGAGAGACTTTTCGTGGTCGATGTCGGTACGGAATCTCCAAAGAATACTCCGGAGTTTCAGGGTTTGGGTTTCCTCAACTCGTGTTACTTATGCAGGAAGAAACTTCACGGCCAGGACATATTTATTTACAG AGGAGAAAAAGCTTTTTGCAGCACAGAGTGTCGATCGAGTCATATAGCAAGTGTTGAAAGGAAAGAGAGATGTAGATCGAAGTTTTCAACCTCTCCTTACACCGCCGGTCAAATTTTCTCCGCCGGAGTTCTAGTGACTTAG